The following are encoded together in the Salvia hispanica cultivar TCC Black 2014 chromosome 6, UniMelb_Shisp_WGS_1.0, whole genome shotgun sequence genome:
- the LOC125193147 gene encoding uncharacterized protein At5g43822-like, which yields MESIVKKYQRQFRKIKDETSRWEELQSRLISQFSNASAIIQRLQAIQNLQNYEILRCVEGIEGVVLAKQMDSFQTILLSINNTMKEFGGIVSSLEKVVRDSKQLAKVGSAQMTAKQLQQQIGVKPTLADCIEGLRLLEEMHRSEYLLKLSLVSALPALALKPSASADLGALQQLLVDQPNIPRDEVQYVFDIIFAEEIS from the exons ATGGAGTCAATAGTGAAAAAATATCAGAGACAATTCCGGAAAATTAAGGATGAAACTAGCCGATGGGAAGAGCTTCAGTCTCGACTTATTTCGCAATTTTCTAATGCATCTGCCATCATCCAGAGGCTTCAG GCGATCCAAAATTTGCAAAACTATGAAATTTTGAGATGTGTTGAGGGCATAGAAGGTGTTGTGCTGGCAAAGCAGATGGATTCCTTTCAAACTATCCTCCTCTCCATCAACAACACTAT GAAAGAATTTGGTGGGATTGTTTCTTCCCTTGAGAAGGTGGTTCGTGATAGCAAGCAGCTTGCGAAAGTAGGGTCTGCCCAGATGACTGCAAAACAACTGCAGCAACAGATTGGAGTAAAACCAACTCTTGCAGATTGCATAGAAGGACTTAGACTTCTTGAAGAAATGCATCGATCAGA GTACCTTCTTAAATTATCTCTGGTATCTGCGCTCCCCGCCCTTGCACTGAAACCCAG TGCAAGTGCTGACTTAGGGGCACTTCAACAGCTTTTGGTAGATCAACCTAATATCCCCCGAGACGAAG TGCAATATGTTTTTGACATTATATTTGCTGAAGAAATATCTTGA
- the LOC125193160 gene encoding MYB-like transcription factor ETC3: MDKCRTHQKHTTTQDEASSVEWELIKMTEQEEDMICRMHKLVGDKWDLIAGRVPGRSATEIERFWLMRINGVGKNKEDKIIDRAPPLHIFD; the protein is encoded by the exons ATGGATAAGTGTAGAACTCATCAGAAGCATACCACAACTCAAGAtg AGGCAAGCAGTGTTGAGTGGGAATTGATAAAGATGACAGAACAAGAAGAAGATATGATATGCAGAATGCACAAGCTTGTGGGAGACAA gTGGGATTTAATAGCAGGAAGAGTTCCAGGAAGAAGTGCAACAGAGATTGAAAGATTTTGGTTGATGAGAATAAATGGTGTTGGAAAGAACAAAGAAGACAAAATTATTGATCGGGCCCCACCGCTACACATATTCgactaa